Proteins encoded together in one Onychomys torridus chromosome 1, mOncTor1.1, whole genome shotgun sequence window:
- the Adra2a gene encoding alpha-2A adrenergic receptor, translating to MFRQEQPLAEGSFAPMGSLQPDAGNTSWNGTEAPGGGTRATPYSLQVTLTLVCLAGLLMLFTVFGNVLVIIAVFTSRALKAPQNLFLVSLASADILVATLVIPFSLANEVMGYWYFGKVWCEIYLALDVLFCTSSIVHLCAISLDRYWSITQAIEYNLKRTPRRIKAIIVTVWVISAVISFPPLISIEKKGAGGGQQPAEPSCKINDQKWYVISSSIGSFFAPCLIMILVYVRIYQIAKRRTRVPPSRRGPDAGSVPPGAADRRPNGLGPERGAGPGGTEAEPLPTQLNGAPGEPAPAGPRDGDALDLEESSSSEHAERPPGPRRPERGPRAKGKTRASQVKPGDSLPRRGPGAAGPGASGSGPGEERGGGAKASRWRGRQNREKRFTFVLAVVIGVFVVCWFPFFFTYTLIAVGCPVPYQLFNFFFWFGYCNSSLNPVIYTIFNHDFRRAFKKILCRGDRKRIV from the coding sequence ATGTTCCGCCAGGAGCAGCCGCTGGCCGAGGGCAGCTTTGCGCCCATGGGCTCCCTGCAGCCGGATGCCGGCAACACTAGCTGGAACGGGACCGAGGCGCCCGGGGGCGGCACCCGGGCCACCCCTTACTCCCTGCAGGTGACACTGACACTGGTGTGCTTGGCTGGCCTGCTCATGCTGTTCACAGTGTTTGGCAACGTGCTGGTTATTATTGCAGTGTTCACCAGTCGTGCGCTCAAAGCGCCCCAAAACCTCTTCCTGGTGTCCCTGGCCTCAGCGGACATCCTGGTGGCCACTCTGGTCATTCCCTTTTCTTTGGCCAACGAGGTTATGGGCTACTGGTACTTTGGTAAGGTGTGGTGCGAGATCTACTTGGCGCTCGACGTGCTCTTCTGCACGTCGTCCATAGTGCACCTGTGCGCCATCAGCCTGGACCGCTACTGGTCCATCACGCAGGCCATCGAGTACAACCTGAAGCGCACGCCGCGCCGCATCAAGGCCATCATCGTCACCGTGTGGGTCATCTCGGCCGTCATCTCCTTCCCGCCACTGATCTCCATAGAGAAGAAGGGCGCTGGCGGCGGGCAGCAGCCGGCCGAGCCGAGCTGCAAGATCAACGACCAGAAGTGGTATGTCATCTCGTCCTCCATCGGTTCCTTCTTCGCGCCTTGCCTCATCATGATCCTGGTCTACGTGCGCATCTACCAGATCGCCAAGCGTCGCACCCGCGTGCCGCCTAGCCGCCGGGGTCCGGATGCCGGTTCCGTGCCGCCTGGGGCCGCAGATCGCAGGCCCAACGGCCTGGGCCCGGAACGCGGCGCGGGCCCCGGGGGCACCGAGGCCGAGCCTCTCCCCACCCAGCTTAACGGCGCCCCCGGGGAGCCGGCGCCGGCTGGGCCGCGCGATGGGGATGCGCTGGACTTAGAGGAGAGTTCGTCGTCCGAGCATGCCGAGCGGCCCCCGGGGCCCCGTAGACCTGAGCGCGGCCCCCGGGCCAAGGGCAAGACCCGGGCGAGCCAGGTGAAGCCGGGGGACAGTCTGCCGCGGCGCGGGCCGGGGGCTGCGGGGCCCGGGGCTTCGGGGTCGGGGCCTGGAGAGGAGCGCGGCGGGGGCGCCAAAGCGTCACGCTGGCGCGGACGGCAGAACCGCGAGAAGCGCTTCACGTTCGTGCTGGCCGTGGTCATCGGCGTGTTCGTGGTGTGTTGGTTCCCGTTCTTTTTCACCTACACACTCATAGCGGTCGGCTGCCCTGTGCCATACCAGCTCTTCAACTTCTTCTTCTGGTTCGGCTACTGCAATAGCTCGCTGAACCCGGTCATCTATACCATCTTCAACCACGACTTCCGCCGCGCCTTCAAGAAGATCCTCTGCCGCGGGGACAGAAAGCGCATAGTATGA